Genomic DNA from Treponema pectinovorum:
AATGAGCATAATTTCACTTTAAAAGGTGCTACAAACCATTCAGGAGACCTTGGTACAAGTGCAGATGGTAATATTACAAGATTGGATAATTCTATTGATAAAATGCCTGAAAGGTTAAATCGTCTTGAAGAAAAACTCGTTAGCACAAAGGAACAACTGGAAAATGCCAAAGAAGAATTAAAAAAGCCTTTTGAAAAAGCAGATGAGCTAAAAACTAAGGTATTAAGACTTGCAGAATTAAACAAGCTACTTGATATGGGAGAAGTAGAAGAAAAAGAAAATCTTAATCCATTACTTGAAGATGTAAAGAGGGCTATTGTAGATTTTTGCAAAAGGGAATATGAAGACGATAGTTATACCTATGAAAATTTTAGTAATTTATTTCCTGATATTGCTCATATTGGAATTGCATATACTACTACACCAGATGAAAAGCATGAAATTCAATATGAAATTAGTTTAAAAGACTTTACAGCTACTCAATATATCAATGGAGAACCAATTACAAAGATTGATTATCTCAAAGACCTTGGTAGTAAAGAAAAGGCATTGGAATTTCTAAAACAAGAAATGGAATATGGAGACTTTGGGGAGTTTGTATCTATTGATGATAATGACCTTAAAAAAGCATTAGGTCTTGAAAGAGATGGCGATGGTAATATCTATGATCCGCTTGCAAAAGATTTGGACAATGATGGTGTGCCAGATAGATACGATAATGACTTTAGAGATAGTGACTACTTTGAAACTACTTATGATGTAGAGGATAACCTTAATACAAAGGCAGAAAGCAAAGATAAGGTATCTGAAAAAGCATCTATCCTGGGGCAGATTAGGTCATATCAGTCAGAAGAAAAACAAACAGAAATAAAAGGAAATAAATCTAAAGAGCATGATGAACGTTAAGGAGCTTATTTCAAGCTCCTTTTCAATTTTAGTAGAAAATATGGAGGAATATTATGAACTACAAAGAAATGAGAAATACACTTGAACAAATGGCAAATGAAAATCACGAAGATTTTGCTAAGGCACTAATTAGTTTTGAAAAAGGAATCAATGATAAAGTTGCCTTGGATAAGTTATATCAGGAGTATATGGATAATGACAGTATGAGTTTACTTAATGATGAGTTTGATTATTTGATTGACGAACTTAGAGAAAATGGACAAATTAAAGACAGTGCAGCAATTGAAAAAGAAGATAATGATCTGGTGAATATTGTTGGGAATATCGTAGGTGAGGTTGAAACAATTGAAAGAGAAAATAAGAATGGAGAAGCCTTTAAAGTAGTTAATTTCTCGGTTGTGTCAAAAGATGATGAGGGAAATAAGATTTACACTAATTGCTCAGCTTATGGGGATAAGGGAGATATTCCAAAGAACTTTAAGCAGGGAGACTTTGTAAAGCTTTTTGGACAGGTGAGATCATCCATTGACGATAACGGAAATGAACATACTAATGTTAGAATACTATCGTCTAAGCTTTTAAAAGCAAAGGAACAGATGAAGAAGCAAGAAGAAAAGAAAGAATCAGTACTTGGAGCAATAAAGAAATATAAGGCTGAAGAAAAAGCAAAACCTGTAGAAAAGAAAGAATCTTCAAAGGAAACGGAGAGATAGAATATGTCGGTGTGGTCTTAGGGCTACACCGATTTTTTTATTGCAAAATTAGTTCGAGAAAAAAGAAGATAATACTATTAAAAGTTCTATTATTATGCTATAATAGAAACGATGTGATATTAAGATGGATAAGACTGGAGGATAATCATGTCAAAACTAAGCTATAAAAAATTATTTAAGAAATTAATAGATATAGAAATGAAAAATACTGAGCTTATGGAAAAAGCCAAAGTAAGTAAAAGTACATTCTACAAAATAAAAAATGGCGAAAATGTTACTACTGATGTATTGCTAAGGATATGTGATGTATTGGAATGCGATATTTCGGAAATTGTAGAGTGTGTAAGTATTGAAGATGGAGGGAAAACGGGTGTCTAAGTTTACAGTTATAGATTTATTTTCAGGAGCTGGTGGGCTATCCAAAGGATTTTTAGACGCTGGAAATATAAATATATTTAAGAAAATAAATGAATGAGGTATAGAATGGTAGATAAAAAATTAAAGTTTATTGACCTTTTTGCTGGTATAGGTGGATTTAGATTAGGTTTTGAAAATGCAGGATGTAAGTGCGTTTTTAGTTCAGAGATAGATGATCATGCTTGTGAAATGTATGAATTAAATTTCGGGGAAAATCCAAGATGTGATATAACGCAACTTAATCCAAAGAATATTCCTGATTTTGATATTCTTTGTGCAGGTTTTCCATGTCAAGCATTTTCAATTTGTGGAAAGCAAAAAGGATTTTATGATGAAACAAGAGGAACCTTATTTTTTGATATCTGTCGAATTATAGAAGAAAAAAAAACTAAAGCGTTTGTTTTAGAAAATGTGTCAAATCTTGAAAAACATGATTAAGGAAGAATGCTTACCGTTATGTTGTCTGTACTATCGGAGTTAGGTTATACAGTTGTTTACAAAGTACTTAATGCTAGAAATTTTGGCGTTCCTCAAAACAGAGAAAGAATTATTATAGTTGGAAACCTGAATGGTAGAGCTTTTGACTTTACAAAGCTAAAGACGAATACTATTGAAACAATGAAACCATTTTTAGATAAGGCTGCTGACTTTGAAATACTTCCTAAAGAAAGTTATACAATTCTTGATGATTCGCAAATAAAAAAACAATCAAAATCAGGGTTAATGTTTTGTGGGTATAGAAATAAAAAAATAAGAACTGTGGGTGTTAGACCAGGTACGGAACACCTATCTAGAGTCCATAAACAGCCTAATAGAATTTATTCATCCTCTGGAATACATCCTACATTAGCATCTCAAGAATCTAGTGGAAGATATTTTATAAAAGATGGAGATGTAGTAAGAAAGTTAACAATGGATGAGTGTTTTAGATTCATGGGATTTCCAGAAAATTATAAAAAAACAGGCAGTACTGCAAATCTGTATGCACGTATTGGCAATTCAATTTGTGTGAATATGGTAAAAGCAGTAGCAGATGAAATTGTAAAACAATTTTTTGTTGGAGGAGAAATGATGGAAAGAGAAACAAAATTTTTAGAAGAAAAATATAATGAAGCTGAAAAAATAGGTAACTTAGATTCGATTGGTTTAATGGAGAATCAGATTGAAATGGTTAAAATTATAGTTGATAAAGAAGAGACATTTAAAGGTGTATTTACTGTTCTATTAACTAGTTTAGTATATAAAAGCTTACATCCTGAACAGGACGTGAGAAGACATCAAGCAAATATGGAGAATGGATATAGTGGAAGAAGTTTTGATACTAAGTACGTAACTCCATTTATGAAACAAAAAAGATTCCTTGGTGCAATGAAAGAGTCTGGTTGGTTAACTAGAAGTCTTGAACAAAATATCCCGTATGAATTAGATTTTCCAGGGAAAATTCAGAATAAAAATGTAAAGGCGGCATTTTTAAATATTCTTAATGATGTTGAAGTAAATGGAGCAGATCCCGAAAAATATGTGACAGCTATAATGGCGTATAGCATTAAATGCAAAAAAGATAAGACAGTGATTCTTGTTAATCCAATAGAAAAGGAAACCTCACTAACAATTAATGAGATTATGAAATCTTTACATGAGCATTTTTATTTTCAATATAAGAGTCGAGGAGCGTCTATACTTCCTGTCGTTGCATTATATAGTATTTATCAGTGTATTACAGATGAGCTTAAACGTTTTAATGGAAAAACTTTAGATAAGCTAGCATCTCATAATAGTTGTGATAAGAGTAGTGGAGAGACCGGGGATATTGTTGTTCGAAATGACAATGATAATTCTATTTATAAAGTGGTTGAAGTTAAGTTTGAAATACCAGTCAATGCAATTATGATTGAGGATGCTTATAAAAAAATAAGTGAAAAACCTGTACAAAGATACTATTTGTTAAGTACGGTTGCACCTAGTGAGGATGACCGAGTGGCAATAGGTGAAATGATATGTAAAATCAGAGAAGAACATGGATGTCAAATCATAGTGAATGGTGTGTTTCCTCCATTAAAGTATTATTTGAGATTACTTGATAACACAGATATTTTCGTTGAGAAGTATGTAAAGAACTTATCCGAAAACACTGAAATTAATTTTGAACATAAAATCGCATGGAACAAGGTTTGCGAACGCAAATAGACTAAGAAATTATCCTGATATATGAGGTGAATAAATGTGGAAAGATAGT
This window encodes:
- a CDS encoding DNA-binding protein, translating into MNYKEMRNTLEQMANENHEDFAKALISFEKGINDKVALDKLYQEYMDNDSMSLLNDEFDYLIDELRENGQIKDSAAIEKEDNDLVNIVGNIVGEVETIERENKNGEAFKVVNFSVVSKDDEGNKIYTNCSAYGDKGDIPKNFKQGDFVKLFGQVRSSIDDNGNEHTNVRILSSKLLKAKEQMKKQEEKKESVLGAIKKYKAEEKAKPVEKKESSKETER
- a CDS encoding helix-turn-helix domain-containing protein; its protein translation is MSKLSYKKLFKKLIDIEMKNTELMEKAKVSKSTFYKIKNGENVTTDVLLRICDVLECDISEIVECVSIEDGGKTGV
- a CDS encoding DNA cytosine methyltransferase, with product MSKFTVIDLFSGAGGLSKGFLDAGNINIFKKINE